The following are from one region of the Stanieria sp. NIES-3757 genome:
- a CDS encoding magnesium protoporphyrin O-methyltransferase: MNFARQNTVDDKAIVKEYFNATGFDRWRRIYGQGEVNKVQNDIRIGHQQTIDTVIEWLQADGNLAHLSICDAGCGVGSLSIPLAGAGARVYASDISEKMVGEAQEKAQTILGNTNNISFAVEDLEALSGKYHTVICLDVLIHYPQEDAAKMIGHLASLAESRLILSFAPKTFLLSILKKIGEFFPGPSKTTRAYQHKESDIIKILEDNGFAVKRTGMTSTRFYFSRILEAVKS; encoded by the coding sequence ATGAATTTTGCTAGACAGAACACAGTAGACGATAAAGCGATTGTCAAAGAATATTTCAACGCGACTGGATTTGATCGTTGGCGGAGAATTTACGGACAGGGAGAGGTCAATAAAGTCCAAAATGATATTCGCATCGGACATCAACAAACTATTGATACAGTTATAGAATGGTTGCAAGCAGATGGTAATTTAGCTCACCTATCTATTTGTGATGCTGGATGTGGGGTAGGTAGTCTTAGTATTCCTTTGGCTGGTGCTGGTGCGAGAGTTTATGCGAGTGATATCTCTGAAAAAATGGTGGGAGAGGCTCAAGAAAAAGCTCAGACGATTTTAGGAAATACTAATAATATTTCTTTTGCAGTAGAAGATTTAGAAGCTTTAAGTGGCAAATACCATACAGTGATTTGTTTAGATGTTTTGATTCATTATCCACAAGAAGATGCAGCAAAAATGATCGGACATTTAGCATCTTTAGCTGAGTCTCGTTTAATTCTTAGTTTTGCACCAAAAACTTTTTTATTATCAATTTTGAAAAAAATTGGGGAATTTTTTCCTGGTCCTTCTAAAACTACTCGGGCTTATCAACATAAAGAAAGCGATATTATTAAAATTTTAGAAGATAATGGATTTGCGGTTAAAAGAACGGGTATGACTAGTACTCGTTTTTATTTTTCTCGTATTTTAGAAGCAGTAAAATCTTAA
- a CDS encoding transposase IS4 family protein — protein MLRKSYNTRMDKKLLELYSDYIISSFGQITATGLSRVLEGSISHDKITRFLSAKDLESRELWKLVKPVVREYEQEDGVLIVDDTIEKKPHTQENELVCWHHDHQENRSVKGINIINYVYSVEDISLPIGFDVVKKSIKFCEVKTKKEKRKATATKNELTRNQLKICSQNQLKYRYVLADSWFSSKENMAFICQDLDKHLIMALKSNRTVALSEENKKQGCFTRIDELNWSEDGLKDWTFLFSSIVKSLKTKMAVLVFCIWLVVI, from the coding sequence ATGTTACGCAAAAGCTATAATACTCGAATGGACAAAAAGCTTTTGGAACTATACAGCGATTATATTATCAGCTCGTTTGGACAGATAACAGCGACAGGATTATCAAGAGTATTAGAAGGAAGTATCAGTCACGATAAAATAACTCGTTTCCTGTCGGCTAAAGACTTAGAGTCACGAGAGCTGTGGAAGTTAGTGAAACCAGTGGTCAGGGAGTATGAACAAGAAGATGGTGTGTTGATTGTGGATGACACCATAGAGAAAAAACCTCATACCCAAGAGAATGAGTTAGTGTGCTGGCATCATGACCATCAAGAAAACCGTTCTGTCAAGGGAATTAACATCATCAACTATGTTTATAGTGTCGAAGACATAAGCCTACCAATTGGGTTTGATGTCGTCAAAAAGTCCATAAAATTTTGTGAGGTAAAAACAAAGAAGGAAAAACGAAAAGCAACAGCAACAAAAAATGAATTAACACGAAATCAATTAAAAATTTGCTCCCAGAATCAACTCAAATACAGGTATGTGCTAGCTGATAGTTGGTTTTCCTCGAAGGAAAATATGGCTTTTATCTGTCAGGATTTAGATAAGCACTTGATCATGGCTCTCAAAAGCAATCGTACCGTAGCCTTGAGTGAAGAAAACAAAAAACAGGGTTGTTTTACCAGAATTGATGAACTCAACTGGTCAGAGGATGGCTTAAAGGACTGGACTTTCCTGTTCTCATCTATCGTCAAGTCTTTAAAAACCAAGATGGCAGTACTGGTATTTTGTATTTGGCTTGTAGTGATTTAA
- a CDS encoding peptidase S9 prolyl oligopeptidase active site domain protein: MNTISPYGTWQSPITSELIVSTTIGIGAVTVDGDDLYWLEIRPTEKGRNVLVRRTGEGIVEDLTPAPFNVRTRVHEYGGGAFLVGDGTVYFSNFVDGRIYYHTPGSEPQPLTAESNRRFADFVLDRQRNRLIGVCEDHFDSDREPENTIVTIDLVTGEVATLISGSDFYSSPRLSPDGTRLAWLSWNHPSMPWDSSYLWLAKINSEGIGEAKLIAGGDKESICEPKWSKDGTLYFASDRNNWWNLHRYLHNSTIEPVVEMAAEFAYPHWVFGLSTYDLVDSNLIICAYSQNGSWHLGKIDTQTKQFSPITTSYTEISSVQATAKGEVVLIAGSPNQPTAVVKFNPETEISEIIKTTGELELDTGYLSQPEAIAFPTENGLTAYAWYYPPKNKDYSARGVQAPPASGGDSPSPEEELPPLIVKSHGGPTASASVSLSLRIQYWTSRGFGYLDVNYGGSIGYGRQYRQRLNKNWGIVDIDDCVNAAKYLVQQGKVDGNRLVISGSSAGGYTTLAALTFRDTFKAGASYYGVSDLEILAQDTHKFESRYLDSLIGVYPAEKDLYLKRSPIYFTEQLATPVIFFQGLQDKVVPPNQAEMMFQAIKAKGLSTAYVTFEEEAHGFRQAENIRKALDSEFYFYARVFGFEPADALEPITIFNLIKD, encoded by the coding sequence ATGAACACAATTTCACCATACGGGACTTGGCAGTCTCCCATTACTTCTGAATTAATTGTTTCAACTACAATTGGAATCGGTGCAGTAACAGTTGATGGAGACGATCTTTATTGGCTAGAAATACGACCGACAGAAAAAGGTCGTAATGTTTTAGTTAGACGTACTGGGGAAGGAATAGTAGAAGATCTTACTCCTGCACCTTTTAATGTTCGTACTCGTGTTCATGAATATGGTGGCGGGGCATTTTTAGTTGGGGATGGAACAGTATATTTTTCTAATTTTGTTGATGGCAGGATTTACTATCATACTCCAGGTAGTGAACCTCAACCTTTAACAGCAGAATCAAATCGACGTTTTGCAGATTTTGTTTTAGATCGTCAAAGAAATCGTTTAATTGGTGTTTGTGAAGATCATTTTGATTCTGATCGAGAACCAGAAAATACAATTGTTACTATCGATCTAGTAACTGGGGAAGTAGCAACTTTAATTTCTGGAAGCGATTTTTATTCTTCGCCTCGTCTTAGTCCAGATGGAACACGACTTGCTTGGTTAAGTTGGAATCATCCTTCGATGCCTTGGGATAGTAGTTATTTATGGTTGGCAAAGATTAATTCAGAAGGAATAGGAGAAGCTAAATTAATTGCTGGTGGAGACAAAGAATCTATCTGTGAACCCAAATGGTCTAAGGATGGTACATTGTATTTTGCTAGCGATCGTAATAATTGGTGGAATCTCCATCGCTATCTTCATAATAGTACGATAGAACCTGTTGTTGAGATGGCAGCAGAATTCGCTTATCCCCACTGGGTATTTGGTTTATCTACTTATGATCTGGTTGATTCAAATTTAATTATTTGTGCCTATTCTCAGAATGGTAGTTGGCATCTAGGGAAGATTGATACTCAGACTAAACAATTTAGTCCCATTACAACTTCTTATACTGAAATTTCTTCTGTCCAAGCTACAGCTAAGGGAGAAGTAGTCTTGATTGCCGGATCTCCTAATCAACCTACCGCAGTAGTTAAATTTAATCCTGAAACTGAAATAAGTGAAATCATTAAAACTACAGGAGAATTAGAATTAGATACTGGGTATCTTTCCCAACCAGAAGCGATCGCATTTCCGACAGAAAATGGATTAACAGCTTATGCTTGGTACTATCCGCCCAAAAATAAAGATTATTCTGCACGGGGCGTACAAGCTCCGCCTGCGAGCGGCGGAGACAGCCCCTCACCAGAAGAAGAATTACCACCTTTAATCGTAAAAAGTCATGGGGGACCAACTGCATCCGCTTCAGTTAGTTTAAGTTTGCGCATTCAATATTGGACGAGTCGGGGTTTTGGCTACCTTGATGTTAATTATGGCGGTAGTATTGGTTATGGTCGTCAGTATCGTCAGCGATTGAATAAAAATTGGGGTATTGTTGACATTGATGATTGTGTCAATGCAGCTAAATACCTAGTACAACAAGGAAAAGTAGACGGTAACCGATTAGTTATTTCTGGTAGTAGTGCAGGAGGTTATACTACTTTAGCAGCTTTAACCTTCCGCGATACCTTTAAAGCAGGGGCAAGTTACTACGGCGTTAGCGACTTAGAGATTTTAGCCCAAGATACCCATAAATTTGAATCTCGTTATCTAGATAGTTTAATTGGAGTTTATCCAGCAGAAAAAGATTTATACCTAAAGCGATCGCCTATCTATTTTACCGAACAATTGGCAACTCCAGTAATCTTTTTTCAAGGGCTACAGGATAAAGTCGTTCCGCCCAATCAAGCAGAAATGATGTTTCAGGCTATTAAAGCTAAAGGTTTATCTACCGCTTATGTCACTTTTGAAGAGGAGGCGCATGGTTTTCGGCAAGCAGAAAATATCAGAAAGGCATTGGATAGTGAATTTTATTTTTATGCTCGTGTCTTTGGGTTTGAACCTGCTGATGCTCTTGAACCAATCACGATTTTCAATTTAATTAAGGATTAG
- a CDS encoding transposase, IS4 family protein, whose amino-acid sequence MLDINRVLKEDRLLRALTGLNRKAFGELSQGFEIILNQEAIAKSQKHRKRAVGGGRKARLQRVEEKLFFILFYFKCYPTFDVAGVLFDLHRSRAHRWMLRLQPLLEKVLGKKMVLPKRKLESIDEFIVRFPYAKEVMIDGTERPIQRPKDQEKQKSHYSGKKKCHTRKHLVMTDQDKRVLVLTKAREGKLHDKRQLNEEKLVDFVPDELPIHVDLGFQGLQKEFVNIKIPDKKPRGKELTEEQKQSNREKSSERVKCEHTISGIKRYKAAATVYRNHIRDLDDRFMLTAAGLWNFYLMAA is encoded by the coding sequence ATGTTGGACATCAATCGGGTGCTGAAAGAAGACCGCCTGCTCAGGGCATTGACAGGATTAAACCGTAAAGCATTCGGCGAATTGTCGCAAGGCTTTGAAATTATACTTAACCAAGAGGCGATCGCCAAAAGCCAAAAGCATCGAAAACGAGCGGTGGGTGGAGGGAGAAAGGCGCGATTGCAGAGAGTAGAAGAGAAACTATTTTTCATATTGTTCTACTTCAAGTGCTATCCTACCTTTGATGTGGCAGGAGTGCTGTTTGACCTACACCGCAGTCGGGCACACCGTTGGATGTTAAGACTGCAACCATTGCTCGAAAAGGTCTTGGGAAAGAAAATGGTCTTACCAAAACGCAAATTGGAAAGTATTGATGAGTTTATTGTTCGTTTTCCATATGCCAAAGAAGTGATGATTGATGGGACAGAGCGTCCCATTCAACGTCCCAAAGACCAAGAGAAACAGAAAAGTCATTATTCGGGTAAAAAAAAGTGCCATACTCGTAAACACCTAGTGATGACAGACCAAGATAAACGGGTGCTAGTGCTAACAAAGGCAAGAGAAGGTAAGCTTCATGATAAAAGACAGTTGAATGAGGAAAAATTGGTCGATTTTGTTCCAGATGAACTTCCAATTCATGTGGATTTAGGCTTTCAGGGATTACAAAAAGAATTTGTCAATATTAAAATTCCAGATAAAAAGCCCAGAGGCAAAGAACTGACAGAAGAACAAAAACAGTCCAACCGAGAAAAAAGCAGCGAGCGGGTTAAATGTGAACACACCATATCAGGTATTAAGAGATACAAAGCTGCTGCTACAGTATACAGAAATCACATTCGTGATTTGGATGATCGCTTCATGCTGACTGCTGCGGGTCTCTGGAATTTCTACTTGATGGCTGCATAA
- a CDS encoding pentapeptide repeat protein, with amino-acid sequence MTNNSHFIATEPLGNKGEAGEQIVWDSIQVAFSERKCLAYWRYPIFFSSKKSRQEADILIVDRQLGLIVIEVKSIQLEQIVRLEGHRWQYQNFYTDYGNPYQQAENLLFTLIEYFNQEPLLKNQFSARAIIALPYITEQQWQDKGFTKLPTNPPIIFKNFLQNKSKIYQFITEIPSITKGSKLTVTQWQLLLSILTGSSVLVPKSRSYLVAQQSRGDILKQARSHLAQFDLQQEKIAKQIPPGLQIIRGIAGSGKTIILCQKAALMHLKYPDWQIAVVFFSRSLYQVIIEKVAQWIAYFTGGKQTYNPKKSNLKILHAWGGKQQPGFYSTICQLAGKTPLAVKFTESYQPNEALGEVCFHLLQSTAIPQVFDAILIDEGQDLIVNQWKYQNKQPFYWLAYQSLRPIDSIHPEQKRLIWAYDELQSLDSLKVPTASELFGEELGHLVIGTYPNQINKTEIIANCYRTPHLIVTAAYAIAMGLLRPQGILTGFTTKEQWEAIGYQVEGSFKIGEQITLKHSVQNLLNPIDRLWQGEVIEFKTYTSRQQELTALGNQIKDNLRKDGLRPAQEILVIVLGNHWEASELVFHTAKFLNRQGIYIFLPQENRFWDEGAVTITTIHRAKGQEADFVYLIGLDNIAKNESNIYLRNQLLVGLTRTRAWVNLSGINQESDRYFFYQEVKQVLKSKDSFTFPFTYPLKRTINCSNLASLITGYALGHKNFRKLNLQQADLSGLNLAKINLIEANLQGANLTNTCLSGAKLIAADLSYTNLTHTDLSNAKLMGANLQNSILNQTNLTNADLTDTKF; translated from the coding sequence ATGACTAATAATTCCCATTTTATTGCTACCGAACCTTTGGGAAATAAAGGAGAAGCAGGAGAACAAATAGTATGGGATAGTATCCAAGTAGCTTTTTCTGAAAGGAAATGTTTAGCTTATTGGCGTTATCCCATTTTTTTTTCTTCTAAAAAATCCCGTCAGGAAGCAGATATTTTAATTGTTGATCGGCAATTAGGTTTAATTGTGATTGAAGTTAAATCAATTCAGCTCGAACAGATAGTTAGGCTTGAAGGTCATCGTTGGCAATATCAAAATTTTTATACTGATTATGGCAATCCTTATCAACAGGCAGAAAATCTTTTATTTACTTTAATAGAATATTTTAATCAAGAACCTCTTTTAAAAAACCAGTTTTCTGCTAGAGCGATTATCGCTCTTCCTTATATTACCGAACAACAATGGCAAGACAAGGGATTTACTAAACTTCCAACTAATCCCCCAATTATATTTAAAAATTTTCTGCAAAATAAAAGTAAAATTTACCAATTTATTACAGAAATTCCTTCAATAACCAAAGGAAGTAAATTAACAGTAACTCAATGGCAATTATTATTATCTATTTTAACAGGGAGTTCAGTATTAGTTCCAAAATCTCGTTCTTATTTAGTTGCTCAACAAAGCCGAGGAGATATTTTAAAACAGGCGCGATCGCATTTGGCTCAATTCGATTTACAACAGGAAAAAATTGCCAAACAAATTCCCCCAGGTTTACAAATAATTAGAGGGATAGCAGGATCGGGTAAGACAATTATTCTCTGTCAAAAAGCTGCTTTGATGCACCTCAAATATCCTGATTGGCAAATTGCTGTTGTATTTTTCTCCCGTAGTCTTTATCAAGTAATTATAGAAAAAGTTGCTCAATGGATCGCTTATTTTACTGGCGGAAAACAAACTTATAATCCAAAAAAATCTAACTTAAAAATTCTCCACGCTTGGGGAGGAAAACAGCAACCAGGTTTTTATAGTACCATTTGTCAATTAGCAGGAAAAACTCCCTTAGCTGTTAAGTTTACAGAAAGCTATCAACCCAACGAAGCCTTAGGAGAAGTTTGCTTTCATCTCTTACAATCGACTGCTATTCCTCAAGTATTTGATGCCATTTTAATAGATGAAGGACAAGACTTAATTGTTAATCAATGGAAATATCAAAATAAACAACCATTTTATTGGCTTGCTTATCAATCTTTACGCCCAATCGATTCAATTCATCCCGAACAAAAAAGATTGATTTGGGCTTATGATGAACTTCAAAGCTTGGATAGTTTAAAAGTCCCTACCGCTAGCGAGTTGTTTGGCGAAGAATTAGGGCATTTAGTGATCGGAACTTATCCTAATCAGATTAATAAAACTGAAATAATTGCTAATTGTTATCGTACTCCTCATTTAATTGTAACGGCTGCTTATGCGATCGCGATGGGTTTATTACGTCCTCAAGGAATACTGACTGGTTTTACTACTAAAGAACAATGGGAAGCGATCGGTTATCAAGTAGAAGGAAGTTTTAAAATTGGTGAACAAATTACGCTTAAACATTCGGTACAAAATTTATTAAATCCGATTGATCGATTATGGCAAGGAGAAGTAATTGAATTTAAAACTTATACTTCTCGTCAACAAGAATTAACTGCTTTAGGCAATCAGATTAAAGACAATTTGAGGAAAGATGGTTTACGTCCTGCTCAAGAAATTTTAGTGATTGTTTTAGGGAATCATTGGGAAGCAAGTGAACTCGTTTTTCATACAGCAAAATTTTTAAATCGACAAGGAATCTATATTTTTCTTCCGCAAGAAAATAGATTTTGGGACGAAGGTGCAGTTACAATTACAACCATTCATCGTGCTAAAGGACAAGAAGCAGATTTTGTTTATTTAATTGGTTTAGATAATATAGCTAAAAATGAAAGTAATATTTATCTACGTAATCAGTTATTAGTTGGTTTAACTAGAACTAGAGCTTGGGTTAATTTGAGTGGCATTAATCAAGAGTCCGATCGTTATTTTTTTTATCAAGAAGTAAAACAAGTTCTGAAGAGTAAAGATAGTTTTACGTTTCCTTTTACTTATCCACTGAAACGAACAATCAATTGTAGCAATCTTGCTAGTTTAATTACAGGTTATGCTTTGGGACACAAAAATTTTCGGAAGCTAAATTTACAACAGGCAGATTTATCAGGATTAAATTTAGCCAAAATTAATTTGATCGAAGCTAATTTACAAGGAGCTAATTTAACTAATACTTGTTTATCAGGAGCAAAATTGATTGCAGCAGATTTAAGCTATACTAATTTAACTCATACTGATTTATCTAATGCCAAATTAATGGGAGCAAATTTGCAAAATAGTATTTTAAATCAAACTAATCTAACTAATGCAGATTTAACTGATACCAAGTTTTAA
- a CDS encoding Aldo/keto reductase has protein sequence MQTNQQLSLPLMGCGTWAWGNRLLWGYDQTMDEQLQQVFNFCVENGVTLFDTGDSYGTGRLNGRSEILLGKFSQAYTGKNQASICLATKLAPYPWRLTRGAMVAAGKASAKRLGRIDLVQMHWSTANYFPWQEWQLLDGLADLYERGLVKGVGLSNYGSKRLKQVYRKFHARNIPISTLQVQYSLLSTYPVTELGVKEVCDELGIKLIAYSPLALGLLTGKYSEKENLPKGLRRLVGKQILPGARSLLNCLAAIAKSKNKTMSQVAINWCICKGTIPIPGAKSLQQAQENLGALGWYLDAGEVEELDKAAAKVDKAMVQNIFQSK, from the coding sequence ATGCAAACTAATCAACAACTTTCTCTACCTCTTATGGGTTGTGGAACTTGGGCATGGGGAAATCGACTGCTGTGGGGATACGATCAAACTATGGACGAACAATTACAGCAAGTCTTTAATTTTTGTGTGGAAAATGGCGTAACTTTATTTGATACAGGAGATTCCTATGGCACGGGTAGATTAAATGGTCGTAGCGAAATCTTGTTAGGTAAATTTTCTCAAGCATATACAGGCAAAAACCAAGCCAGTATTTGTTTAGCAACTAAACTCGCCCCCTATCCCTGGCGATTAACTAGAGGTGCAATGGTAGCTGCGGGAAAAGCTTCTGCTAAAAGACTGGGTAGAATTGATTTAGTGCAAATGCACTGGTCAACTGCGAATTATTTCCCTTGGCAAGAGTGGCAATTATTAGATGGATTGGCAGATCTTTACGAACGAGGATTAGTTAAAGGTGTCGGTCTATCCAATTATGGTTCCAAACGACTCAAACAAGTTTATCGGAAATTTCACGCCCGTAACATTCCGATTTCTACCTTACAAGTTCAATATTCCTTGCTTTCTACCTATCCCGTTACTGAATTAGGAGTTAAAGAGGTTTGTGATGAATTGGGAATTAAACTAATTGCCTATAGTCCCTTGGCATTAGGACTTTTAACAGGAAAATATTCAGAAAAAGAAAATTTACCGAAGGGATTGCGGAGATTAGTCGGTAAACAAATTCTACCAGGAGCGCGATCGCTTTTGAATTGTTTAGCAGCAATTGCCAAATCTAAAAACAAAACGATGTCCCAAGTAGCCATTAACTGGTGTATTTGTAAGGGTACTATTCCCATTCCTGGCGCAAAAAGTCTTCAACAAGCACAGGAAAATCTTGGTGCTTTGGGTTGGTATTTGGATGCTGGTGAAGTAGAGGAATTAGATAAAGCTGCTGCTAAGGTGGATAAAGCAATGGTACAAAATATTTTTCAGAGTAAGTAA
- the rodA gene encoding putative rod shape-determining protein, which produces MRLKSRSKPKTRSRFQLGDFFTKHLLAFFSPWLHLDWFLLLLIVGLTIFGGLTILSTELYEQLDRGYQHWLIGGVGLGTALAIARCPYQVLLKWHWFTYALTNLSLIAVMVNGVTANGAQSWITIGGFNVQPSEFAKVGVIITLAALLHNKNTANLGAVLRTLAITAVPWTLIFLQPDLGTSLVFGVITIAMLYWANANPGWLLLLLSPLISAILYHVYLPAWIIFAIAMIVIAWLTLPMKLLSSLVALGINCAAVELGNIFWGLLKNYQKDRLILFLNPEKDPLGGGYHLIQSRIAIGAGGMWGQGFSHGTQTQLNFIPEQHTDFIFSAVGEEWGFIGSLVLLLVFWLICVRLVVIALKSKDNFGSLLAIGILAMIAFPVIVNISMTIGLAPITGIPLPWMSYGRSALLANFIAIGIVESVANYASQKKRKDYFLS; this is translated from the coding sequence ATGCGTCTTAAATCTCGCTCAAAACCTAAAACTCGTTCTCGATTTCAGCTAGGAGATTTTTTTACCAAACATTTACTAGCTTTTTTCTCTCCTTGGCTACATCTCGATTGGTTTTTACTGTTACTGATAGTAGGTTTGACTATTTTTGGTGGTTTAACTATTCTCAGTACAGAATTATATGAACAACTCGATCGCGGTTATCAACATTGGTTGATTGGTGGAGTTGGTTTAGGTACAGCTTTAGCAATTGCTCGTTGTCCCTATCAAGTTTTACTGAAGTGGCATTGGTTTACTTATGCTTTGACTAATCTATCTTTGATTGCCGTAATGGTTAATGGTGTAACCGCTAATGGAGCGCAAAGTTGGATTACTATTGGTGGTTTTAATGTTCAACCGTCAGAATTTGCCAAGGTGGGTGTAATTATTACTTTAGCTGCTTTATTACACAACAAAAACACTGCAAATTTAGGAGCAGTTCTGCGTACTCTAGCTATTACGGCTGTGCCTTGGACATTAATTTTTTTACAGCCAGATTTAGGAACTTCACTGGTCTTTGGCGTAATTACCATCGCTATGCTTTACTGGGCAAATGCTAACCCAGGTTGGCTACTTTTACTTCTTTCTCCTTTAATTTCAGCAATTCTCTATCACGTTTATCTTCCTGCTTGGATTATTTTTGCGATCGCTATGATCGTCATTGCCTGGCTGACTCTGCCAATGAAACTGCTTTCTTCTCTGGTAGCTTTAGGAATTAATTGTGCTGCGGTAGAGTTGGGTAATATTTTTTGGGGATTATTAAAAAATTATCAAAAAGACCGTTTGATTTTGTTTCTCAATCCTGAAAAAGACCCTTTAGGCGGAGGCTATCACCTGATTCAATCTCGCATTGCGATCGGTGCTGGAGGAATGTGGGGACAAGGATTTAGTCATGGCACACAAACTCAACTTAATTTTATCCCCGAACAGCATACTGATTTTATCTTTTCTGCGGTAGGTGAGGAATGGGGTTTTATTGGTAGTTTGGTATTATTATTGGTTTTTTGGTTAATTTGCGTACGATTAGTGGTAATTGCTCTCAAATCAAAAGATAACTTCGGTTCTCTCCTAGCTATTGGCATTTTAGCTATGATTGCTTTCCCAGTTATTGTTAATATCAGTATGACGATTGGACTTGCTCCTATTACTGGTATTCCTTTGCCTTGGATGAGTTACGGTCGTTCGGCATTGTTAGCTAATTTTATAGCAATTGGAATAGTAGAATCGGTAGCTAATTATGCCAGTCAAAAGAAGAGAAAGGATTATTTTCTTAGTTAA
- a CDS encoding hypothetical protein (protein of unknown function DUF59), protein MLNTQSVLEVLRPVQDPELQKSLVDLNMIRNVQIEGDKVSFTLVLTTPACPLREFIVEDCQNAVKQLPGVESVEVEVTAETPQQKSLPDRQSVPGIKNIIAVSSGKGGVGKSSVAVNIAVALADKGAKVGLLDADIYGPNAPNMLGLGNANVMVKQGTNGEVLEPAFNYGVKLVSMAFLIDPDQPVIWRGPMLNGIIRQFLYQVEWGELDYLIVDMPPGTGDAQLTLAQAVPMAGAVIVTTPQTVSLLDARRGLKMFQQLGVNVLGIVENMSYFIPPDLPDKKYDLFGSGGGERTAQELNVPLLGCVPLEISLREGGDKGIPIVIAEPDSASAQALVAVAEQVAAKVSIAAFA, encoded by the coding sequence ATGCTCAATACTCAATCGGTTTTAGAAGTCTTACGCCCCGTACAAGACCCAGAATTACAAAAAAGTCTGGTAGATTTGAATATGATTCGCAATGTTCAAATCGAGGGTGACAAAGTTAGCTTTACTTTAGTTTTAACTACTCCCGCTTGTCCATTGAGAGAATTTATAGTCGAAGATTGTCAAAACGCTGTCAAGCAGCTACCCGGTGTTGAATCAGTAGAAGTAGAAGTAACTGCCGAAACACCTCAACAAAAATCTTTACCTGACCGTCAATCTGTTCCAGGCATCAAAAATATTATTGCTGTTTCTAGTGGTAAAGGAGGAGTAGGTAAAAGTTCTGTAGCGGTTAATATTGCTGTTGCTTTAGCCGACAAAGGTGCAAAAGTCGGTTTATTGGATGCCGATATTTATGGCCCCAATGCACCTAATATGTTAGGACTAGGCAATGCCAACGTCATGGTTAAACAAGGGACTAACGGGGAAGTATTAGAACCAGCTTTTAATTATGGAGTTAAGTTAGTCTCGATGGCGTTTCTGATCGATCCTGACCAACCTGTAATTTGGCGCGGACCAATGTTAAATGGAATTATCCGTCAATTTCTCTATCAAGTTGAATGGGGAGAATTAGATTATCTGATTGTCGATATGCCTCCAGGTACGGGAGATGCCCAGTTAACTTTAGCCCAAGCAGTACCGATGGCTGGTGCAGTAATTGTAACAACACCTCAAACTGTTTCTTTGTTAGATGCCCGTCGTGGTTTGAAAATGTTTCAACAACTAGGGGTAAATGTCTTAGGAATTGTAGAGAATATGAGTTATTTTATTCCTCCAGATTTACCTGACAAAAAATACGATCTATTTGGTTCTGGTGGTGGTGAAAGAACTGCCCAAGAACTTAATGTACCTCTACTCGGTTGTGTACCTCTAGAAATTTCTCTTAGAGAAGGAGGAGATAAAGGTATTCCGATTGTGATTGCTGAACCAGACTCAGCTTCTGCCCAAGCTTTAGTTGCTGTTGCCGAACAAGTAGCAGCTAAAGTTTCGATCGCAGCTTTTGCCTAG